From Anaerohalosphaera lusitana, one genomic window encodes:
- a CDS encoding dockerin type I domain-containing protein, with the protein MKRLLIVLMYLAFCTPCVLGDTDWTNDGVDRAWGNPANWNNGLPASTAKTAVRGNFADDGPVIYSGTDAFTKELVVGDWSSPSDSVEIKAGSLTVDSWFILAYGSNNEGTFNVNGGTTTCRQKLSVGRDGVGRINMTDGVITVAGTLGLATNGGTGRIQLDGGTITCGSLNITAGGYVDITAGTLVVDGNVSSAIGDYINASQITAYDGTGTVHYDYHMTNPYKTTVWAEPQQMGNGDVDGDGYVNETDMMLFLAQWLDPNPDPDADFTNDGNVDMNDFSILAKNWHHNEYSRTLTGKIMCGYQGWFNAPGDGANRGWVHWGTSNRFEPGYCTVDWWPDMSELDPDEKFATGFKYADGSTASVFSSFNEKTVLRHFSWMDEYGIDGVFLQRFVSETTPGSTARNHRDQVMLHCRKGANLHKRAWAMMYDLSSSLTGPQLKQKVIDDWKHLVDTYRLTQDPADSAYLHHNGKPVVAVWGLGFNRSYEGQDTYDIINFLKNDPVYGGCTVMIGVDNEWRYRKNTDAWFGQIVDLADIISPWAVGRYGSIYQGELNNFTSNYTVPDQSWCNTNGKDYLPVVFPGFSWQNLKGEKWDHIPRLGGRFLWRQYYKAINDAGATMIYQAMFDEVDEGTAIFKVTNNPPVEEQPYSVYSNPFLPTGNAQYAPYDFSDASLPSDHYLWLVGQGTRMLRGEIPLSETLPSR; encoded by the coding sequence ATGAAACGATTATTAATAGTTTTAATGTATCTGGCTTTTTGTACCCCCTGCGTTTTAGGCGATACGGACTGGACCAACGACGGCGTTGACCGAGCCTGGGGCAATCCGGCGAATTGGAACAACGGACTGCCTGCAAGTACCGCTAAGACAGCAGTGAGAGGTAATTTTGCTGATGACGGCCCCGTAATCTATTCGGGCACCGACGCCTTCACGAAGGAACTAGTCGTCGGCGACTGGTCCAGCCCATCTGACTCTGTAGAAATAAAGGCCGGTTCTCTGACAGTCGACAGTTGGTTCATTTTAGCTTATGGTTCCAACAATGAGGGCACATTCAATGTAAATGGCGGCACCACCACCTGTCGCCAGAAACTTTCGGTTGGAAGAGATGGCGTCGGCCGTATAAACATGACCGACGGCGTCATTACCGTAGCCGGCACCCTGGGTCTCGCCACCAACGGCGGAACAGGCCGCATCCAGTTGGACGGCGGCACCATCACCTGCGGCTCGCTCAATATTACCGCCGGTGGGTATGTTGATATTACAGCCGGTACTCTGGTCGTCGATGGAAATGTTTCATCAGCGATTGGCGATTACATAAACGCTTCCCAGATCACCGCCTACGACGGAACCGGCACGGTACACTATGATTACCATATGACAAATCCTTACAAAACGACCGTCTGGGCAGAGCCTCAACAAATGGGAAACGGCGATGTTGACGGCGATGGTTACGTAAATGAGACGGACATGATGTTGTTCCTGGCCCAATGGCTCGACCCAAACCCTGATCCCGATGCAGACTTTACAAATGATGGTAATGTTGATATGAATGATTTTTCAATACTGGCCAAAAACTGGCACCACAACGAATACAGCCGAACACTCACAGGCAAGATCATGTGCGGCTATCAAGGCTGGTTCAACGCTCCGGGCGATGGTGCCAACCGCGGATGGGTCCACTGGGGCACCAGCAATCGATTCGAACCCGGCTACTGCACCGTGGACTGGTGGCCCGACATGAGCGAGCTCGACCCGGATGAAAAGTTTGCGACCGGTTTCAAGTACGCAGACGGCAGCACCGCCTCCGTTTTCAGCTCCTTCAACGAAAAAACCGTGCTCAGACATTTCTCGTGGATGGACGAATACGGCATCGACGGTGTCTTTCTCCAGCGGTTTGTAAGTGAAACGACCCCCGGTTCGACTGCCCGCAATCACCGCGACCAGGTCATGCTCCACTGCCGAAAGGGCGCCAATCTCCATAAACGCGCCTGGGCGATGATGTACGACCTCAGCAGCTCACTGACCGGCCCGCAGTTGAAACAGAAAGTCATCGACGACTGGAAGCACCTCGTTGACACGTACCGCCTAACACAGGACCCCGCGGACTCGGCCTACCTCCACCACAACGGAAAACCCGTAGTCGCCGTCTGGGGACTGGGCTTTAACCGTTCCTACGAAGGACAGGACACCTACGACATCATAAACTTCCTCAAGAATGATCCCGTCTACGGCGGCTGTACCGTCATGATCGGTGTCGACAATGAATGGCGCTACCGTAAGAACACTGACGCGTGGTTTGGGCAGATCGTCGATCTTGCCGATATCATCAGCCCCTGGGCGGTCGGCCGATACGGAAGCATATATCAAGGCGAACTCAATAACTTCACCTCCAACTATACCGTCCCGGACCAGTCCTGGTGCAATACCAACGGCAAGGATTACCTGCCCGTCGTCTTCCCCGGCTTCAGTTGGCAGAATCTCAAAGGCGAAAAATGGGATCATATCCCTCGCCTCGGCGGACGTTTCCTGTGGCGTCAATACTACAAAGCCATCAACGACGCCGGCGCGACCATGATCTACCAGGCCATGTTCGACGAGGTCGATGAGGGAACCGCGATCTTCAAGGTTACCAACAATCCGCCGGTTGAAGAACAACCCTACAGTGTGTACTCCAACCCCTTCTTGCCCACCGGCAATGCTCAATATGCGCCCTACGACTTCAGCGACGCTTCATTGCCAAGCGACCATTACCTCTGGCTCGTGGGCCAGGGCACAAGAATGCTCCGAGGAGAAATACCGCTATCCGAAACATTGCCGTCGCGGTGA
- a CDS encoding lamin tail domain-containing protein, with protein sequence MKSRSNLYFVAKAWCLVTAVLLLGGFAHSCFITGDLDGDCRVGIGDLALMASQWLNPTSCENETGLTLHWKLDESIGSNAADSSSSGYQGAVNGASWNPHGGRLAGALEFDGVDDFVQTDPTEFMGLTGTVPRTCTAWIKTSRAGGGIMAWGSSVDTALWLVWIDETGVLRVDVGGGHVVGTTVLTDDLWHHVTVVSDGSTTDDISLYVDGKLEPVRDVLSQSVNTWAVTAMKIGKYYSTEKLFEGLIDDVRIYNRVLSMQEVWNLAATATIDINCADLNLDETVDLQDLVYMSQGWGEESPPILINEFLADNESKSPLENGELLDGNGESSDWIELHNNSEITLDISGWYLTDDAGLKTKWQFPASTVIQPGEYLIVFASGKTQPENPGNYPYVDPAGFLHTNFKLSKDGEYLGLIDNDGVTPVHEYNHFDMGKGERGYPAQEADISYGYYYGEVRYFSAPTPGADNAKNTFEAFVEKPEVNIKGGCYMSPVSVSMTCDTPSAIIRYTTDGTLPTLTNGWDYTAPITVNQTTTVLARAFKPGFQPSKTRIDTYIFVDPAVSPSNTNLPIVVVDTLGVSIPSDRVNKPYIDCRTVIIDVDEATGRAEITGPEDFEGWAMIRRRGESTYNSGHYAIEIQDEYREDKKVSLLGMPDESDWILSWDVIDYTMMKNEMAFKWFRDMGHYAPRQRYVELYLNTDGGAVSSADYQGLFILREKIKRDQNRVDIARLDASHNLEPKVSGGYIVKSDKYDDGSVLLADGPDGLVDPDYLEASPYGIQVTGAGKPIVDEPEFPEITQPQINWIAGFLNETSSVLWQNTSSTFYPGPHAVYADYIDVVSWIDHGLLEQICSDSDAFWGSYYTHKDRTGKIHSGPPWDYDRGFHNNSGTYDQPTYVWKTNGSIFGKWHQKMQEDPEYRLMVADRWFEHREKVLSTDETMAYIDQTAAMISEARSRPRKYYPNSFDTEIALFKDWITSRFDWLDGYIASQFGAVPPILSPSGGYLSPGGSIYPRTPAGASGNIYYTLNGEDPRLKGGAVNPDAQLYIEPDDSTVETLVSEDAPKAVLVPGNDIGMNWTGGAEPYDDSAWTHGTPTTGVTVGGVGYDERTTYKDYITYDVETLMSDVRQTCYIRIPFTAVADQVANALSMTLRMRYDDGFRAYLNGAEIASANAPISPSWDDGATGLHGDSSAVTQIDFDCSEHLSHLQAGDNILAIRGFNRGLGSSDFLISAQLVLEVAATGSPVTLEKSTCVKARVRTDGEWSALNRETYAVGPVLESLRISEIMYHPSDTNTEFIELQNVGDDAINLNLVHFTDGVDFVFGDYTLAAGEYVLIVENRADFEARYGSDLPVAGQYVGALDNAGEEIVLRDAIGAEIHDFDYNDSWYELTDGIGYSLTMVDPAATDPNLWDTKAGWRSSLYTGGSPGTAPHAVIAADSIIFNELLAHSHGADADWIELYNTTEQEINIGGWFLTDDDSDPNTIRKYQIPDNTVIASGDYMVFEEHSSFGDPTGTGSNLPFGLSEGGETVYLYSGQGGEVTGLYQTQQTFDASETGVTFGRYQKAELSGGYDFVRQSSLTPGAANDGPLIPEVVITEIYYKPPSGADYEFVELYNRSGSAVTLETEAKTETSPGVFFTEDIPWRLEGTGYEFPAGVTIPPYSYIIVARNPANYSSALCPVYGPYDGKLDNGGEEIEIQIPGDQEYGKARYWMPIEKIDYDDAPPWPTSADGGGHSLHRQNFDTYGRDHSNWEAASPSPGY encoded by the coding sequence ATGAAATCCAGATCTAATCTTTATTTCGTTGCCAAAGCGTGGTGCCTTGTCACTGCAGTTCTGCTGCTTGGCGGCTTCGCGCATAGCTGTTTCATCACCGGCGACCTCGATGGTGACTGTCGGGTTGGCATTGGCGATCTGGCACTCATGGCCTCGCAATGGCTCAACCCCACCTCATGTGAAAACGAAACCGGTCTCACCCTGCATTGGAAACTGGACGAAAGCATCGGATCAAACGCCGCCGACTCGTCATCGTCAGGCTATCAGGGGGCGGTCAACGGTGCCAGTTGGAATCCACATGGCGGCCGGTTAGCCGGAGCCCTGGAGTTTGACGGGGTCGATGACTTCGTGCAAACCGATCCGACTGAGTTCATGGGTCTTACAGGGACTGTGCCTCGAACATGTACAGCATGGATAAAGACAAGCCGGGCCGGGGGAGGTATCATGGCCTGGGGATCCAGTGTCGACACCGCCTTGTGGCTGGTATGGATTGATGAAACAGGCGTGCTTCGTGTCGATGTGGGCGGGGGTCATGTCGTGGGGACGACCGTCTTGACTGATGATCTCTGGCACCATGTAACCGTAGTATCGGACGGCTCCACAACCGATGATATTTCCCTTTACGTGGATGGCAAACTTGAACCGGTCAGGGATGTACTTAGCCAGTCAGTCAATACCTGGGCGGTGACCGCCATGAAAATTGGAAAGTACTATTCAACCGAAAAACTTTTTGAGGGACTCATTGACGATGTGCGGATTTATAACCGCGTTCTGAGCATGCAGGAAGTCTGGAACCTTGCGGCGACCGCCACAATTGACATCAACTGTGCGGATCTCAACCTCGATGAGACGGTCGATCTGCAAGATCTCGTTTACATGTCCCAGGGCTGGGGAGAAGAGAGCCCGCCGATCCTGATCAATGAGTTTCTGGCCGATAACGAAAGCAAATCCCCGCTGGAAAACGGCGAGCTTCTGGACGGAAATGGTGAGTCTTCCGATTGGATCGAGCTGCACAATAATTCCGAAATAACACTCGACATCAGTGGATGGTATCTTACTGATGACGCGGGCCTGAAGACCAAGTGGCAGTTTCCTGCGTCGACTGTTATTCAGCCGGGCGAATACCTGATCGTTTTTGCTTCCGGCAAAACACAGCCCGAGAATCCCGGCAATTATCCCTATGTGGATCCTGCCGGATTTCTCCATACAAATTTCAAGCTGTCCAAAGATGGCGAGTACCTGGGACTGATCGACAACGACGGAGTGACTCCGGTCCATGAATACAACCATTTCGATATGGGTAAAGGCGAGCGCGGCTACCCGGCCCAGGAGGCCGACATCTCATACGGCTATTACTACGGTGAGGTCCGTTATTTTTCAGCACCTACACCGGGCGCCGACAATGCCAAAAATACCTTTGAGGCTTTTGTCGAAAAGCCGGAAGTTAACATCAAGGGCGGCTGCTATATGAGCCCGGTTAGCGTGTCCATGACCTGCGATACTCCCAGCGCCATCATCCGTTATACGACCGATGGAACCCTGCCAACACTTACGAACGGTTGGGATTATACCGCACCGATAACCGTAAACCAAACAACCACCGTTCTGGCCAGGGCATTTAAGCCGGGATTCCAGCCTTCCAAAACACGGATCGACACCTATATCTTCGTTGATCCGGCCGTGTCCCCCTCGAATACCAACCTGCCGATCGTTGTGGTTGACACGCTCGGAGTATCTATCCCCTCCGATCGGGTAAACAAACCGTATATTGACTGCCGAACCGTAATCATCGATGTCGATGAAGCCACCGGACGCGCAGAGATCACCGGACCTGAAGACTTCGAAGGCTGGGCCATGATTCGCAGACGCGGAGAAAGCACCTATAATTCAGGGCACTACGCGATTGAGATTCAGGATGAATATCGCGAGGATAAAAAAGTTTCGCTCCTGGGCATGCCGGATGAATCGGACTGGATACTCTCCTGGGACGTGATTGACTACACAATGATGAAGAACGAGATGGCCTTCAAATGGTTCCGAGACATGGGCCACTACGCCCCGCGTCAGCGATATGTTGAACTCTATTTGAACACCGATGGCGGCGCCGTCTCGTCAGCCGATTACCAGGGACTGTTCATACTTCGGGAAAAGATCAAACGTGATCAGAACCGGGTGGATATCGCCCGGCTGGATGCCTCCCACAATCTGGAACCGAAGGTATCAGGCGGATATATCGTTAAATCCGACAAATATGATGACGGCAGCGTGCTTCTGGCGGATGGCCCGGACGGACTCGTGGACCCTGATTACCTCGAAGCCTCGCCATACGGCATCCAGGTCACCGGGGCGGGTAAACCGATCGTAGACGAACCCGAGTTTCCGGAAATCACACAACCTCAGATCAACTGGATCGCTGGCTTTCTTAATGAAACCAGTTCAGTGCTCTGGCAGAATACCTCCAGCACCTTCTACCCGGGTCCCCACGCCGTGTACGCGGACTACATCGATGTGGTTTCCTGGATCGATCACGGGCTGCTCGAACAGATCTGCAGTGATTCGGACGCCTTCTGGGGTAGCTACTACACTCACAAGGACCGCACCGGAAAGATACATTCGGGCCCGCCGTGGGATTACGACCGAGGCTTCCATAATAATTCAGGTACCTATGATCAGCCAACCTACGTATGGAAAACGAACGGCTCGATTTTTGGTAAGTGGCATCAGAAAATGCAGGAAGATCCTGAATACAGACTCATGGTTGCCGATCGCTGGTTCGAACATCGCGAAAAAGTCTTAAGTACCGATGAAACCATGGCCTACATTGATCAAACGGCTGCCATGATAAGCGAGGCGAGGTCACGGCCTAGGAAATACTACCCAAATTCCTTCGATACGGAAATCGCACTCTTTAAGGACTGGATCACCAGCCGCTTCGACTGGCTGGATGGGTATATTGCGTCTCAGTTTGGGGCTGTCCCTCCAATTCTAAGTCCATCAGGTGGTTATCTCAGTCCGGGCGGCTCGATTTATCCCCGTACGCCCGCTGGGGCTTCAGGAAATATTTACTATACCCTGAACGGTGAGGACCCGCGTCTCAAGGGCGGCGCCGTCAATCCCGACGCCCAGCTTTACATCGAACCCGATGATTCAACCGTTGAAACACTCGTTTCAGAAGATGCGCCCAAGGCAGTTCTGGTACCCGGTAACGACATCGGAATGAACTGGACCGGCGGAGCAGAACCCTATGACGACTCCGCCTGGACACACGGAACGCCAACAACCGGCGTTACCGTCGGCGGAGTGGGCTATGATGAGAGGACGACGTATAAAGATTACATTACCTACGATGTTGAAACGTTGATGAGCGATGTCAGGCAGACCTGTTACATCAGGATACCATTCACAGCGGTGGCTGATCAGGTTGCAAATGCTCTTTCAATGACACTGCGTATGCGATATGACGATGGATTCAGGGCTTACTTGAATGGCGCGGAAATTGCATCCGCCAACGCTCCCATATCGCCGAGTTGGGATGATGGCGCGACCGGCCTGCACGGTGATTCCTCTGCGGTTACGCAGATCGATTTTGATTGCTCCGAACATCTCAGCCATCTTCAGGCCGGAGACAACATTTTAGCAATTCGCGGTTTTAACCGGGGCCTTGGCAGCTCGGACTTTTTAATTTCCGCCCAACTCGTTCTCGAGGTCGCCGCAACAGGTTCGCCGGTTACGCTTGAAAAGAGTACCTGTGTAAAAGCTCGTGTGAGAACCGACGGAGAATGGAGCGCGCTGAACAGGGAAACCTACGCCGTTGGACCGGTCCTTGAAAGCCTGCGGATTTCCGAGATCATGTATCATCCGTCCGATACGAATACCGAATTTATCGAACTGCAAAATGTCGGGGACGATGCGATCAATCTGAACTTAGTTCACTTTACCGATGGGGTTGACTTTGTCTTCGGCGACTATACGCTCGCTGCCGGCGAATATGTCCTTATTGTCGAGAACCGGGCGGACTTTGAGGCTCGGTACGGCTCTGACCTGCCCGTCGCCGGCCAGTATGTCGGTGCTCTGGACAACGCAGGTGAAGAGATTGTCCTTCGGGATGCGATCGGCGCTGAGATCCATGATTTTGACTACAATGACAGTTGGTATGAATTGACTGACGGCATAGGATATTCACTCACGATGGTCGATCCGGCCGCAACTGATCCCAATCTGTGGGATACCAAAGCAGGATGGCGATCAAGTCTTTACACTGGCGGCTCCCCTGGAACGGCCCCGCATGCCGTCATAGCAGCAGATAGCATCATTTTTAACGAATTACTCGCCCACTCTCATGGTGCTGATGCCGACTGGATCGAACTATATAACACAACTGAACAGGAAATTAATATCGGCGGCTGGTTCCTGACTGATGACGATTCTGATCCAAACACAATACGAAAATACCAGATACCAGATAATACCGTGATTGCTTCAGGCGACTACATGGTATTCGAAGAACATTCGTCTTTCGGCGACCCAACCGGGACTGGAAGCAATTTGCCCTTTGGTCTCAGCGAAGGAGGAGAGACGGTGTACCTCTATTCCGGGCAGGGCGGAGAAGTCACCGGCCTGTATCAGACCCAGCAGACGTTTGATGCCTCTGAAACGGGCGTCACGTTCGGCCGTTACCAGAAGGCCGAACTGTCCGGCGGGTATGATTTTGTTCGCCAGAGTTCACTGACACCGGGTGCTGCTAATGACGGCCCTCTCATTCCGGAAGTTGTTATCACCGAGATTTATTACAAACCGCCTTCCGGAGCCGACTATGAGTTTGTTGAGCTGTACAACCGCTCGGGTTCCGCGGTCACGCTCGAGACCGAAGCTAAGACCGAAACCTCACCGGGCGTCTTTTTCACAGAAGATATCCCCTGGCGATTGGAGGGCACCGGCTATGAGTTCCCCGCCGGCGTGACCATTCCGCCATACAGTTACATAATTGTGGCCAGAAATCCGGCCAATTACAGTTCCGCACTCTGCCCCGTGTACGGCCCTTACGACGGCAAATTGGACAATGGCGGCGAGGAAATCGAGATACAGATCCCAGGTGACCAGGAATACGGCAAGGCACGCTACTGGATGCCGATCGAAAAGATAGACTATGACGATGCCCCACCATGGCCGACCAGTGCCGATGGCGGCGGGCACTCGCTCCATCGTCAAAATTTCGACACTTATGGCCGTGATCATTCAAACTGGGAGGCAGCCTCACCGTCGCCGGGATATTGA